The Ostrinia nubilalis chromosome 17, ilOstNubi1.1, whole genome shotgun sequence genome contains a region encoding:
- the LOC135079979 gene encoding uncharacterized protein LOC135079979 isoform X1, translating to MKEKWNYILYLIWFAYLILSAVLMFGHGFLLSRKTLSDVTKCVPLTEIGCDGWEKGNSTEVCKEEDKIHRLLANPGSEIVCVPTKFRVVLVLVDALRYDFTEYDKGLEKPLPYQNRLPVMKENLDLWPERTRLFRFMADPPTTTLQRIKALVTGSLPTFVDASSNFAAMELQEDNLIDQVTKGGGKVVLLGDDTWSRLMPGRWLRSHAMYSFHTWDLDTVDKEVDSKIYDELKKDDWDLLVAHYLGVDHAGHRYGPNHPEMTRKLDETNVRLKRIIDDLPPDVLLYVVGDHGMTETDSHEGKDSEGDHGGESKAERTAAMFAYRGSGLSGDSSPSNIGAEVQQTDLAPTLSAALGRPPPAPSLGSLLLPVLPTMSVSHTLLHITNNLKQIRQYLVRYGEESQQISLDRLAQLINATREQLDKASSIETEEQLANYVADVRALIENARAVFREVWVEFDSLSMLRALLLLLLAIFFNWLITEGLPIDRVPLVFASTFVPTGFLAMAVCVGVCYSAYFFELLDDLEHAIILSTGLISGAISCTLVIMHWDGITQRWYEGRSLFYERFARAALVASAAVLVSNSYIIEEGAGLSFLSLSVLALIAWNVGTIKVIALWACCGVVLAVSRSYRGCREEQGDCWTAGEGVPSGQASRGALVLALGSVAAVVAVARRHVGWRGYGVVLSGLFACAHWAVGWGSLGSPSRSRLLARGSWLVITTMFALLWRRDGQGAALPLTVCGLLFYVANALVLGASYAPSAALALLTGFLVLTIVSTEKNSTSTKFSLSTRCSSSVACAWALLASYFFYGTGHHATLGHVRWAPAFHAGDPNYLAIGPPITATLVSLDLFGMPLMFGAAVPLLALWGKTGASNVGPRTQLAAVFSLCLKFALCFAIRVFACAMSATIHCRHLMIWGVFTPKLLFESGACAAALAGCVLGAALATWHIPTAHRSS from the exons ATGAAAGAAAAATggaattatattttatatcttaTTTGGTTTGCATATCTTATTCTCTCTGCAGTTTTGATGTTTGGACATGGTTTCTTGCTATCCCGAAAAACCCTGAGTGATGTTACAAAATGTGTGCCACTGACTGAAATTGGCTGCGATGGATGGGAGAAGGGAAATTCTACAGAAGTATGTAAGGAAGAGGACAAAATTCATCGGTTGCTGGCAAATCCCGGGTCAGAAATCGTGTGCGTGCCGACAAAGTTTAGGGTTGTATTAGTTTTAGTAGATGCTTTGCGCTATGATTTTACTGAGTATGATAAAGGCCTGGAGAAGCCGTTACCTTATCAGAATCGGTTGCCTGTGATGAAGGAGAATTTAGATCTTTGGCCGGAGCGCACGCGTCTCTTTCGTTTCATGGCTGACCCGCCAACCACTACGCTTCAGCGAATTAAAGCTCTTGTGACCGGTTCTCTGCCGACATTCGTGGATGCCAGCTCAAATTTTGCTGCAATGGAGTTACAGGAGGACAATTTAATTGATCAG gTAACTAAAGGTGGTGGTAAAGTGGTGTTGCTTGGTGATGACACATGGTCCCGTTTGATGCCTGGTCGTTGGTTGCGGTCACATGCCATGTACTCTTTTCACACCTGGGACTTGGACACTGTGGATAAAG AAGTGGACTCAAAAATATACGACGAGCTGAAGAAAGATGATTGGGACCTGCTTGTAGCTCATTACTTGGGTGTGGACCACGCGGGTCACAGGTATGGTCCAAACCACCCCGAGATGACAAGGAAACTGGATGAAACTAATGTGCGGTTGAAGAGAATCATTGACGATCTGCCTCCAGACGTTCTCCTGTATGTGGTGGGAGACCACGGCATGACAGAAACAG ACTCACATGAAGGAAAAGATTCGGAGG GTGATCATGGGGGGGAGAGTAAGGCAGAGCGGACAGCGGCTATGTTCGCTTATAGAGGAAGTGGGTTGAGTGGAGACAGTTCTCCGTCCAATATTGGAGCTGAGGTCCAACAAACGGATTTGGCTCCGACGTTGAGTGCGGCTTTAGGCCGACCTCCTCCGGCGCCGTCTCTAGGCAGCCTGCTACTCCCAGTGTTGCCTACAATGTCTGTATCCCATACATTGCTGCATATTACCAATAACTTGAAACAA ATAAGGCAGTATTTGGTACGTTATGGCGAAGAATCTCAGCAGATATCTCTGGATAGACTTGCTCAACTTATTAATGCTACCAGAGAACAACTTGATAAGGCGTCAAGCATTGAAACTGAGGAGCAGTTAGCAAATTATGTTGCAGATGTCAG ggcCTTGATTGAGAATGCCCGCGCCGTTTTTAGAGAAGTCTGGGTCGAATTCGACTCTCTGTCCATGTTAAGAGCACTGCTGCTACTCCTTTTAGCTATATTTTTCAATTGGTTAATAACAGAAGGTCTTCCAATAGATCGTGTGCCTTTAGTGTTCGCTAGTACCTTTGTCCCGACGGGATTCTTAGCGATGGCTGTGTGTGTAGGTGTGTGCTACAGTGCCTATTTCTTCGAGCTACTCGATGATCTCGAACATGCCATAATTTTGAGTACGGGATTGATATCCGGTGCGATTTCGTGCACCCTCGTCATAATGCACTGGGATGGCATAACCCAAAGATGGTATGAGGGTCGTTCGTTGTTTTACGAAAGGTTCGCTAGGGCGGCTTTAGTAGCATCCGCGGCGGTTCTAGTGTCGAACAGTTACATAATCGAAGAAGGAGCCGGCCTATCTTTCTTATCGCTGTCGGTTTTGGCTTTGATTGCGTGGAATGTGGGGACGATTAAGGTCATAGCGCTTTGGGCGTGTTGCGGGGTGGTGTTGGCAGTATCGAGGTCGTATAGGGGATGTAGAGAGGAGCAGGGGGATTGTTGGACAGCAGGGGAGGGTGTGCCGTCGGGGCAGGCGTCGCGAGGAGCGTTAGTTTTGGCGCTGGGTTCGGTGGCCGCCGTCGTGGCAGTGGCGAGACGTCACGTGGGTTGGCGAGGGTACGGCGTGGTGCTATCAGGGTTGTTCGCTTGCGCGCACTGGGCGGTCGGCTGGGGTTCCCTGGGCTCTCCAAGTAGATCGCGACTGCTAGCTCGCGGATCATGGTTGGTTATTACGACGATGTTCGCTTTACTCTGGAGAAGGGACGGCCAGGGAGCGGCCCTGCCTCTGACCGTCTGTGGCCTGCTATTCTACGTGGCAAACGCCCTGGTCCTTGGAGCATCGTACGCGCCCTCAGCTGCTCTGGCGCTTTTGACTGGATTTTTGGTCTTGACTATTGTTTCAACCGAGAAGAACTCGACGAGTACcaaatttt CATTATCAACGCGGTGCAGCTCAAGCGTAGCATGCGCATGGGCACTTCTAGCGTCATACTTCTTCTATGGGACAGGGCACCATGCAACGCTGGGTCACGTGCGGTGGGCCCCGGCTTTCCATGCGGGGGACCCCAACTACTTGGCCATCGGTCCGCCCATCACTGCCACACTTGTGTCCCTTGATCTCTTTG GAATGCCGCTAATGTTCGGCGCGGCCGTCCCACTGCTGGCCTTGTGGGGCAAGACAGGCGCCTCCAACGTGGGCCCGCGCACACAGCTCGCAGCGGTCTTCTCGCTGTGCCTCAAGTTCGCGCTCTGCTTTGCTATTAGA GTGTTCGCGTGCGCTATGTCAGCTACCATCCACTGCCGTCACCTCATGATCTGGGGCGTGTTCACGCCCAAGCTGTTATTCGAGAGCGGCGCCTGCGCAGCGGCCTTAGCCGGCTGCGTGCTCGGCGCAGCACTAGCCACGTGGCACATCCCTACCGCCCACCGCTCCAGCTGA
- the LOC135079979 gene encoding uncharacterized protein LOC135079979 isoform X2, whose product MKEKWNYILYLIWFAYLILSAVLMFGHGFLLSRKTLSDVTKCVPLTEIGCDGWEKGNSTEVCKEEDKIHRLLANPGSEIVCVPTKFRVVLVLVDALRYDFTEYDKGLEKPLPYQNRLPVMKENLDLWPERTRLFRFMADPPTTTLQRIKALVTGSLPTFVDASSNFAAMELQEDNLIDQVTKGGGKVVLLGDDTWSRLMPGRWLRSHAMYSFHTWDLDTVDKEVDSKIYDELKKDDWDLLVAHYLGVDHAGHRYGPNHPEMTRKLDETNVRLKRIIDDLPPDVLLYVVGDHGMTETGDHGGESKAERTAAMFAYRGSGLSGDSSPSNIGAEVQQTDLAPTLSAALGRPPPAPSLGSLLLPVLPTMSVSHTLLHITNNLKQIRQYLVRYGEESQQISLDRLAQLINATREQLDKASSIETEEQLANYVADVRALIENARAVFREVWVEFDSLSMLRALLLLLLAIFFNWLITEGLPIDRVPLVFASTFVPTGFLAMAVCVGVCYSAYFFELLDDLEHAIILSTGLISGAISCTLVIMHWDGITQRWYEGRSLFYERFARAALVASAAVLVSNSYIIEEGAGLSFLSLSVLALIAWNVGTIKVIALWACCGVVLAVSRSYRGCREEQGDCWTAGEGVPSGQASRGALVLALGSVAAVVAVARRHVGWRGYGVVLSGLFACAHWAVGWGSLGSPSRSRLLARGSWLVITTMFALLWRRDGQGAALPLTVCGLLFYVANALVLGASYAPSAALALLTGFLVLTIVSTEKNSTSTKFSLSTRCSSSVACAWALLASYFFYGTGHHATLGHVRWAPAFHAGDPNYLAIGPPITATLVSLDLFGMPLMFGAAVPLLALWGKTGASNVGPRTQLAAVFSLCLKFALCFAIRVFACAMSATIHCRHLMIWGVFTPKLLFESGACAAALAGCVLGAALATWHIPTAHRSS is encoded by the exons ATGAAAGAAAAATggaattatattttatatcttaTTTGGTTTGCATATCTTATTCTCTCTGCAGTTTTGATGTTTGGACATGGTTTCTTGCTATCCCGAAAAACCCTGAGTGATGTTACAAAATGTGTGCCACTGACTGAAATTGGCTGCGATGGATGGGAGAAGGGAAATTCTACAGAAGTATGTAAGGAAGAGGACAAAATTCATCGGTTGCTGGCAAATCCCGGGTCAGAAATCGTGTGCGTGCCGACAAAGTTTAGGGTTGTATTAGTTTTAGTAGATGCTTTGCGCTATGATTTTACTGAGTATGATAAAGGCCTGGAGAAGCCGTTACCTTATCAGAATCGGTTGCCTGTGATGAAGGAGAATTTAGATCTTTGGCCGGAGCGCACGCGTCTCTTTCGTTTCATGGCTGACCCGCCAACCACTACGCTTCAGCGAATTAAAGCTCTTGTGACCGGTTCTCTGCCGACATTCGTGGATGCCAGCTCAAATTTTGCTGCAATGGAGTTACAGGAGGACAATTTAATTGATCAG gTAACTAAAGGTGGTGGTAAAGTGGTGTTGCTTGGTGATGACACATGGTCCCGTTTGATGCCTGGTCGTTGGTTGCGGTCACATGCCATGTACTCTTTTCACACCTGGGACTTGGACACTGTGGATAAAG AAGTGGACTCAAAAATATACGACGAGCTGAAGAAAGATGATTGGGACCTGCTTGTAGCTCATTACTTGGGTGTGGACCACGCGGGTCACAGGTATGGTCCAAACCACCCCGAGATGACAAGGAAACTGGATGAAACTAATGTGCGGTTGAAGAGAATCATTGACGATCTGCCTCCAGACGTTCTCCTGTATGTGGTGGGAGACCACGGCATGACAGAAACAG GTGATCATGGGGGGGAGAGTAAGGCAGAGCGGACAGCGGCTATGTTCGCTTATAGAGGAAGTGGGTTGAGTGGAGACAGTTCTCCGTCCAATATTGGAGCTGAGGTCCAACAAACGGATTTGGCTCCGACGTTGAGTGCGGCTTTAGGCCGACCTCCTCCGGCGCCGTCTCTAGGCAGCCTGCTACTCCCAGTGTTGCCTACAATGTCTGTATCCCATACATTGCTGCATATTACCAATAACTTGAAACAA ATAAGGCAGTATTTGGTACGTTATGGCGAAGAATCTCAGCAGATATCTCTGGATAGACTTGCTCAACTTATTAATGCTACCAGAGAACAACTTGATAAGGCGTCAAGCATTGAAACTGAGGAGCAGTTAGCAAATTATGTTGCAGATGTCAG ggcCTTGATTGAGAATGCCCGCGCCGTTTTTAGAGAAGTCTGGGTCGAATTCGACTCTCTGTCCATGTTAAGAGCACTGCTGCTACTCCTTTTAGCTATATTTTTCAATTGGTTAATAACAGAAGGTCTTCCAATAGATCGTGTGCCTTTAGTGTTCGCTAGTACCTTTGTCCCGACGGGATTCTTAGCGATGGCTGTGTGTGTAGGTGTGTGCTACAGTGCCTATTTCTTCGAGCTACTCGATGATCTCGAACATGCCATAATTTTGAGTACGGGATTGATATCCGGTGCGATTTCGTGCACCCTCGTCATAATGCACTGGGATGGCATAACCCAAAGATGGTATGAGGGTCGTTCGTTGTTTTACGAAAGGTTCGCTAGGGCGGCTTTAGTAGCATCCGCGGCGGTTCTAGTGTCGAACAGTTACATAATCGAAGAAGGAGCCGGCCTATCTTTCTTATCGCTGTCGGTTTTGGCTTTGATTGCGTGGAATGTGGGGACGATTAAGGTCATAGCGCTTTGGGCGTGTTGCGGGGTGGTGTTGGCAGTATCGAGGTCGTATAGGGGATGTAGAGAGGAGCAGGGGGATTGTTGGACAGCAGGGGAGGGTGTGCCGTCGGGGCAGGCGTCGCGAGGAGCGTTAGTTTTGGCGCTGGGTTCGGTGGCCGCCGTCGTGGCAGTGGCGAGACGTCACGTGGGTTGGCGAGGGTACGGCGTGGTGCTATCAGGGTTGTTCGCTTGCGCGCACTGGGCGGTCGGCTGGGGTTCCCTGGGCTCTCCAAGTAGATCGCGACTGCTAGCTCGCGGATCATGGTTGGTTATTACGACGATGTTCGCTTTACTCTGGAGAAGGGACGGCCAGGGAGCGGCCCTGCCTCTGACCGTCTGTGGCCTGCTATTCTACGTGGCAAACGCCCTGGTCCTTGGAGCATCGTACGCGCCCTCAGCTGCTCTGGCGCTTTTGACTGGATTTTTGGTCTTGACTATTGTTTCAACCGAGAAGAACTCGACGAGTACcaaatttt CATTATCAACGCGGTGCAGCTCAAGCGTAGCATGCGCATGGGCACTTCTAGCGTCATACTTCTTCTATGGGACAGGGCACCATGCAACGCTGGGTCACGTGCGGTGGGCCCCGGCTTTCCATGCGGGGGACCCCAACTACTTGGCCATCGGTCCGCCCATCACTGCCACACTTGTGTCCCTTGATCTCTTTG GAATGCCGCTAATGTTCGGCGCGGCCGTCCCACTGCTGGCCTTGTGGGGCAAGACAGGCGCCTCCAACGTGGGCCCGCGCACACAGCTCGCAGCGGTCTTCTCGCTGTGCCTCAAGTTCGCGCTCTGCTTTGCTATTAGA GTGTTCGCGTGCGCTATGTCAGCTACCATCCACTGCCGTCACCTCATGATCTGGGGCGTGTTCACGCCCAAGCTGTTATTCGAGAGCGGCGCCTGCGCAGCGGCCTTAGCCGGCTGCGTGCTCGGCGCAGCACTAGCCACGTGGCACATCCCTACCGCCCACCGCTCCAGCTGA